A genomic stretch from Helianthus annuus cultivar XRQ/B chromosome 1, HanXRQr2.0-SUNRISE, whole genome shotgun sequence includes:
- the LOC110875444 gene encoding vacuolar protein-sorting-associated protein 37 homolog 1, whose product MFKFWGSQEQGDPRPQEITTNSWYPPSVSTPSPSHPATPNSINSSAYSQRVGDRPHVSPAEAAGIIVYLKDKSVDELRKLLSDPEAYQQFLLSIDPVRTQNNVRDELRKETVQLARENLEKEPQITELRNQCMIIRTSELASAQEKLNALTKRKAEILKSYSPGSLLHKLQESMNKTDEESETLHQQLLGKEIDLATFVQKYKKLRVDYHKRALTHLAASTSMVG is encoded by the exons ATGTTTAAGTTCTG GGGTTCTCAAGAGCAAGGTGACCCAAGGCCACAAGAAATTACTACAAACTCATGGTATCCTCCATCTGTTAGCACACCAAGTCCATCCCACCCTGCTACTCCTAATAGCATCAACTCTAGCGCTTACTCACAAAGGGTTGGAGATCGACCTCATGTTTCTCCTGCAGAGGCTGCTGGCATTATTGTATATCTAAAAGATAAAAG TGTTGATGAGTTACGGAAGCTTTTATCTGACCCGGAGGCCTATCAACAGTTCTTGCTATCTATTGATCCTGTGAGAACTCAGAACAAT GTAAGAGATGAGCTCCGAAAGGAAACTGTGCAGCTTGCTA gAGAGAACTTGGAAAAAGAACCCCAGATAACCGAATTGAGGAACCAG TGCATGATCATAAGAACAAGTGAGTTAGCTTCTGCTCAAGAAAAGCTAAATGCTCTCACCAAGCGAAAAGCTGAAATTCTTAAGTCTTACTCTCCTGGTTCCTTGCTACACAAGCTACAAG AGTCGATGAATAAGACAGATGAGGAATCTGAAACGCTCCACCAGCAGCTTCTTGGAAAAGAGATTGATCTTGCAACGTTCGTTCAGAAGTACAAAAAACTACGTGTTGATTACCATAAACGGGCCCTCACCCACCTTGCAGCCAGCACTTCTATGGTCGGTTGA